A stretch of Camelina sativa cultivar DH55 chromosome 18, Cs, whole genome shotgun sequence DNA encodes these proteins:
- the LOC104760273 gene encoding protein VARIATION IN COMPOUND TRIGGERED ROOT growth response-like isoform X3 gives MDSSSSSRSNNWVYDVFLSFRGEDVRVTFRSHFLKELDRKLITAFKDNEIERSKSLSPELVQAIKNSRIAVVVFSKNYASSSWCLNELLEIVNCKDKIVIPVFYCLDPSHVRHQIGEFGEAFEKTCERHTEEKKNEWKKALTDVSNRLGFHSSTWDNEAKMIEVIANDVSGKLLSTTPKDSEDLVGIEEHIAKMSVLLQLESEEVRMVGIWGSSGIGKTTIARALFNRISSRFQGSIFIDRAFVSKCMENYGRANPDDWNMKLHLQRNFLSVILRRKDVKINHLGAVGERLKQSKVLIVIDDLDDQFVLDALAGKTQWFGSGSRIIVATNNKHLLIAHKIDRIYEVRLPSEDHALQIFCQSAFRKNSPPESYEELVVQVARLAGNLPLGLNVLGSYLRGRDKEYWMDMLPRLQNSLDGKIDKTLRFSYDGLDSEKDKAIFRHITCLFNDVDVTDIKLLLADSNMEVNIGLTHLVDKALIHERRGKVKMQPLLQEMGRNIVRMQSIDEPGKREFLVDSKDICHVLNAGTGTEKVLGISLDTTENKKLDVHESAFKGMPNLQFLEIDLSKELHLPESFDYLPPTLKLLCWPNFPMRCMPSSFRPENLIKIKMQESKLDKLWEGVVSLTYLKEMDLSGSSDLKEIPDLSMATNLETLNLEDCESLVELPSSIRNLNKLSELFMRSCTSLEIIPTGFNLKSLDYINFDGCSKLKTFPEFSTNISALSLLDTNIEEFPSNLHLKNLAELNISSDGKEWEGVKPLTPFLSMLSPTLKYLSLSDIPSLVELPYSFRNLNQLKRLTITNCTNLETLPTGINLESLEYLCFNLCSRLRSFPDISTNISRLDLVDTGIEEVPWWIEKFTNLTELRMGYCSRLKSVSMNISNMKQLKKANFSDCGALTRVDLSGYPSGMVEMLEASSCLLPHSCVPKVELNLMGCFILDPVNVLRQQSFTINSMRFSAVEQEVPSYFNHRTSGSSSLTIPLLHVPFSRPFFMIRIRVGLVTTNIRERVHIMEGRRLNYIGLLYPSKRR, from the exons AAAGATAAAATAGTCATACCAGTTTTCTACTGTTTGGATCCTTCCCATGTGAGGCATCAAATCGGTGAATTTGGAGAGGCCTTTGAGAAGACTTGCGAGAGACAtacagaggaaaagaaaaatgaatggAAGAAAGCGTTGACTGATGTATCTAATAGGCTTGGATTTCATTCCTCCACCTG GGATAACGAAGCAAAAATGATTGAAGTAATAGCCAATGATGTTTCGGGTAAACTGCTTTCAACTACACCCAAGGATTCTGAAGACCTTGTTGGCATCGAAGAACATATTGCAAAGATGAGTGTCTTGTTGCAATTGGAATCTGAGGAAGTGAGGATGGTTGGTATATGGGGTTCCTCCGGGATTGGTAAGACTACTATCGCAAGAGCTCTGTTTAACCGGATTTCTAGTCGGTTCCAAGGTAGTATTTTTATAGATAGGGCTTTCGTGTCTAAGTGTATGGAAAATTATGGTAGGGCCAATCCAGATGACTGGAACATGAAGTTGCATTTACAAAGAAACTTCCTATCTGTAATTTTGAGGAGAAAGGACGTTAAGATAAATCATCTAGGTGCAGTGGGAGAGAGGCTCAAACAAAGCAAAGTTCTTATAGTTATTGATGATTTGGATGATCAGTTCGTCTTAGATGCTTTGGCGGGCAAAACACAATGGTTTGGAAGTGGGAGTAGAATCATTGTAGCAACGAATAATAAGCATCTTTTGATTGCCCATAAGATTGACCGTATTTATGAGGTTCGTCTCCCATCTGAGGATCACGCTCTTCAGATATTTTGTCAATCTGCTTTCAGGAAAAACTCTCCACCTGAAAGTTACGAGGAACTCGTAGTTCAAGTAGCAAGACTAGCGGGTAATCTTCCTTTGGGTCTAAATGTGTTGGGTTCGTATTTGCGAGGGAGGGATAAAGAGTACTGGATGGATATGTTGCCAAGGCTTCAAAATAGTCTAGATGGTAAAATTGACAAGACACTGAGATTCAGCTATGATGGGTTAGATAGCGAAAAGGATAAAGCCATATTTCGTCATATCACATGTCTTTTCAATGATGTGGACGTCACAGACATCAAGTTGTTGCTCGCAGATAGTAACATGGAAGTTAATATTGGGCTAACACATCTAGTTGATAAGGCACTCATCCATGAAAGAAGGGGTAAAGTGAAAATGCAACCCTTGCTACAGGAAATGGGTAGAAATATTGTGCGCATGCAGTCCATTGACGAGCCTGGAAAACGGGAATTTTTGGTGGATTCAAAAGATATATGTCATGTACTCAATGCAGGCACT GGTACTGAAAAGGTTTTAGGTATATCACTGGATACAACTGAGAACAAAAAGTTGGATGTACATGAGAGTGCCTTCAAAGGGATGCCTAATCTCCAATTCTTAGAAATTGATTTGTCGAAGGAATTGCACTTGCCTGAAAGTTTCGACTATTTGCCCCCTACTCTCAAACTATTGTGCTGGCCCAATTTTCCAATGAGATGCATGCCTTCTAGTTTTCGTCCCGAAAACCTTATCAAGATCAAAATGCAGGAGAGCAAACTAGATAAGCTGTGGGAAGGAGTTGTG TCACTTACATATCTAAAAGAAATGGATCTGTCGGGATCATCAGACCTGAAAGAAATTCCAGATCTTTCCATGGCTACAAATCTCGAGACACTTAATCTTGAGGATTGCGAGAGTTTGGTGGAGCTTCCTTCCTCTATACGTAATCTCAATAAACTGTCGGAATTATTCATGAGATCGTGCACTAGTCTGGAAATAATTCCAACCGGCTTCAACCTTAAATCTCTCGATTACATCAATTTCGATGGATGCTCAAAGCTGAAGACTTTTCCCGAATTCTCAACCAACATCTCAGCTCTCTCTCTGTTAGATACAAACATTGAAGAGTTCCCTTCTAATTTACATCTCAAGAATCTTGCAGAGCTTAATATATCGAGTGATGGGAAAGAATGGGAAGGAGTGAAG CCGCTTACGCCCTTCCTGTCGATGCTGTCTCCCACTTTGAAGTATTTGAGTCTCAGCGATATCCCAAGTTTGGTGGAGCTTCCTTACTCATTTCGGAATCTCAATCAACTGAAGAGATTGACCATCACAAACTGCACAAATCTGGAGACTCTCCCCACAGGAATCAACCTCGAATCTCTCGAATACCTTTGTTTCAATTTATGCTCACGGTTGAGGAGCTTTCCTGATATCTCAACCAACATCTCAAGGCTCGATCTAGTAGACACAGGGATTGAAGAGGTTCCTTGGTGGATCGAGAAATTCACTAACCTCACTGAGCTAAGAATGGGATATTGCAGCAGGCTAAAATCTGTATCCATGAACATTTCTAACATGAAACAGCTTAAGAAAGCTAACTTTTCAGATTGTGGGGCATTGACTAGAGTTGATTTAAGTGGCTATCCAAGTGGGATGGTGGAGATGTTGGAAGCCTcctcttgtcttcttcctcataGTTGTGTCCCCAAAGTTGAACTCAATTTAATGGGCTGCTTCATCTTGGATCCAGTAAATGTCCTTCGCCAACAATCATTTACTATCAACTCCATGAGATTTTCAGCGGTAGAACAAGAAGTGCCATCATATTTCAATCACCGTACTAGTGGAAGCTCCTCTCTGACCATTCCTCTACTTCACGTCCCTTTCTCCCGACCCTTCTTCATGATCAGAATTAGAGTTGGCCTAGTGACAACTAATATTCGGGAGCGAGTACATATCATG GAAGGTAGACGACTTAACTATATTGGACTACTGTATCCCTCTAAACGAAGATAA
- the LOC104760273 gene encoding protein VARIATION IN COMPOUND TRIGGERED ROOT growth response-like isoform X2 — MDSSSSSRSNNWVYDVFLSFRGEDVRVTFRSHFLKELDRKLITAFKDNEIERSKSLSPELVQAIKNSRIAVVVFSKNYASSSWCLNELLEIVNCKDKIVIPVFYCLDPSHVRHQIGEFGEAFEKTCERHTEEKKNEWKKALTDVSNRLGFHSSTWDNEAKMIEVIANDVSGKLLSTTPKDSEDLVGIEEHIAKMSVLLQLESEEVRMVGIWGSSGIGKTTIARALFNRISSRFQGSIFIDRAFVSKCMENYGRANPDDWNMKLHLQRNFLSVILRRKDVKINHLGAVGERLKQSKVLIVIDDLDDQFVLDALAGKTQWFGSGSRIIVATNNKHLLIAHKIDRIYEVRLPSEDHALQIFCQSAFRKNSPPESYEELVVQVARLAGNLPLGLNVLGSYLRGRDKEYWMDMLPRLQNSLDGKIDKTLRFSYDGLDSEKDKAIFRHITCLFNDVDVTDIKLLLADSNMEVNIGLTHLVDKALIHERRGKVKMQPLLQEMGRNIVRMQSIDEPGKREFLVDSKDICHVLNAGTGTEKVLGISLDTTENKKLDVHESAFKGMPNLQFLEIDLSKELHLPESFDYLPPTLKLLCWPNFPMRCMPSSFRPENLIKIKMQESKLDKLWEGVVSLTYLKEMDLSGSSDLKEIPDLSMATNLETLNLEDCESLVELPSSIRNLNKLSELFMRSCTSLEIIPTGFNLKSLDYINFDGCSKLKTFPEFSTNISALSLLDTNIEEFPSNLHLKNLAELNISSDGKEWEGVKPLTPFLSMLSPTLKYLSLSDIPSLVELPYSFRNLNQLKRLTITNCTNLETLPTGINLESLEYLCFNLCSRLRSFPDISTNISRLDLVDTGIEEVPWWIEKFTNLTELRMGYCSRLKSVSMNISNMKQLKKANFSDCGALTRVDLSGYPSGMVEMLEASSCLLPHSCVPKVELNLMGCFILDPVNVLRQQSFTINSMRFSAVEQEVPSYFNHRTSGSSSLTIPLLHVPFSRPFFMIRIRVGLVTTNIRERVHIMVKCEFKDRFGISVDYDRSDFVVPVYYPDRKVDDLTILDYCIPLNEDNAPLPQWNYDHVAIRIRQTKGKSIRIKGWGVQLVDDCSSPENRLGNPDTTLPHVSETEERLVQSGFFHRLKSGLRFRW; from the exons AAAGATAAAATAGTCATACCAGTTTTCTACTGTTTGGATCCTTCCCATGTGAGGCATCAAATCGGTGAATTTGGAGAGGCCTTTGAGAAGACTTGCGAGAGACAtacagaggaaaagaaaaatgaatggAAGAAAGCGTTGACTGATGTATCTAATAGGCTTGGATTTCATTCCTCCACCTG GGATAACGAAGCAAAAATGATTGAAGTAATAGCCAATGATGTTTCGGGTAAACTGCTTTCAACTACACCCAAGGATTCTGAAGACCTTGTTGGCATCGAAGAACATATTGCAAAGATGAGTGTCTTGTTGCAATTGGAATCTGAGGAAGTGAGGATGGTTGGTATATGGGGTTCCTCCGGGATTGGTAAGACTACTATCGCAAGAGCTCTGTTTAACCGGATTTCTAGTCGGTTCCAAGGTAGTATTTTTATAGATAGGGCTTTCGTGTCTAAGTGTATGGAAAATTATGGTAGGGCCAATCCAGATGACTGGAACATGAAGTTGCATTTACAAAGAAACTTCCTATCTGTAATTTTGAGGAGAAAGGACGTTAAGATAAATCATCTAGGTGCAGTGGGAGAGAGGCTCAAACAAAGCAAAGTTCTTATAGTTATTGATGATTTGGATGATCAGTTCGTCTTAGATGCTTTGGCGGGCAAAACACAATGGTTTGGAAGTGGGAGTAGAATCATTGTAGCAACGAATAATAAGCATCTTTTGATTGCCCATAAGATTGACCGTATTTATGAGGTTCGTCTCCCATCTGAGGATCACGCTCTTCAGATATTTTGTCAATCTGCTTTCAGGAAAAACTCTCCACCTGAAAGTTACGAGGAACTCGTAGTTCAAGTAGCAAGACTAGCGGGTAATCTTCCTTTGGGTCTAAATGTGTTGGGTTCGTATTTGCGAGGGAGGGATAAAGAGTACTGGATGGATATGTTGCCAAGGCTTCAAAATAGTCTAGATGGTAAAATTGACAAGACACTGAGATTCAGCTATGATGGGTTAGATAGCGAAAAGGATAAAGCCATATTTCGTCATATCACATGTCTTTTCAATGATGTGGACGTCACAGACATCAAGTTGTTGCTCGCAGATAGTAACATGGAAGTTAATATTGGGCTAACACATCTAGTTGATAAGGCACTCATCCATGAAAGAAGGGGTAAAGTGAAAATGCAACCCTTGCTACAGGAAATGGGTAGAAATATTGTGCGCATGCAGTCCATTGACGAGCCTGGAAAACGGGAATTTTTGGTGGATTCAAAAGATATATGTCATGTACTCAATGCAGGCACT GGTACTGAAAAGGTTTTAGGTATATCACTGGATACAACTGAGAACAAAAAGTTGGATGTACATGAGAGTGCCTTCAAAGGGATGCCTAATCTCCAATTCTTAGAAATTGATTTGTCGAAGGAATTGCACTTGCCTGAAAGTTTCGACTATTTGCCCCCTACTCTCAAACTATTGTGCTGGCCCAATTTTCCAATGAGATGCATGCCTTCTAGTTTTCGTCCCGAAAACCTTATCAAGATCAAAATGCAGGAGAGCAAACTAGATAAGCTGTGGGAAGGAGTTGTG TCACTTACATATCTAAAAGAAATGGATCTGTCGGGATCATCAGACCTGAAAGAAATTCCAGATCTTTCCATGGCTACAAATCTCGAGACACTTAATCTTGAGGATTGCGAGAGTTTGGTGGAGCTTCCTTCCTCTATACGTAATCTCAATAAACTGTCGGAATTATTCATGAGATCGTGCACTAGTCTGGAAATAATTCCAACCGGCTTCAACCTTAAATCTCTCGATTACATCAATTTCGATGGATGCTCAAAGCTGAAGACTTTTCCCGAATTCTCAACCAACATCTCAGCTCTCTCTCTGTTAGATACAAACATTGAAGAGTTCCCTTCTAATTTACATCTCAAGAATCTTGCAGAGCTTAATATATCGAGTGATGGGAAAGAATGGGAAGGAGTGAAG CCGCTTACGCCCTTCCTGTCGATGCTGTCTCCCACTTTGAAGTATTTGAGTCTCAGCGATATCCCAAGTTTGGTGGAGCTTCCTTACTCATTTCGGAATCTCAATCAACTGAAGAGATTGACCATCACAAACTGCACAAATCTGGAGACTCTCCCCACAGGAATCAACCTCGAATCTCTCGAATACCTTTGTTTCAATTTATGCTCACGGTTGAGGAGCTTTCCTGATATCTCAACCAACATCTCAAGGCTCGATCTAGTAGACACAGGGATTGAAGAGGTTCCTTGGTGGATCGAGAAATTCACTAACCTCACTGAGCTAAGAATGGGATATTGCAGCAGGCTAAAATCTGTATCCATGAACATTTCTAACATGAAACAGCTTAAGAAAGCTAACTTTTCAGATTGTGGGGCATTGACTAGAGTTGATTTAAGTGGCTATCCAAGTGGGATGGTGGAGATGTTGGAAGCCTcctcttgtcttcttcctcataGTTGTGTCCCCAAAGTTGAACTCAATTTAATGGGCTGCTTCATCTTGGATCCAGTAAATGTCCTTCGCCAACAATCATTTACTATCAACTCCATGAGATTTTCAGCGGTAGAACAAGAAGTGCCATCATATTTCAATCACCGTACTAGTGGAAGCTCCTCTCTGACCATTCCTCTACTTCACGTCCCTTTCTCCCGACCCTTCTTCATGATCAGAATTAGAGTTGGCCTAGTGACAACTAATATTCGGGAGCGAGTACATATCATGGTAAAGTGTGAGTTCAAAGACAGATTTGGGATCAGCGTTGATTATGACAGAAGTGATTTTGTAGTTCCTGTTTATTACCCTGATAGGAAGGTAGACGACTTAACTATATTGGACTACTGTATCCCTCTAAACGAAGATAATGCTCCTCTACCTCAATGGAACTACGATCATGTGGCTATCCGGATTAGGCAAACTAAAGGTAAAAGTATCCGTATAAAAGGATGGGGTGTACAGCTGGTAGACGACTGTTCATCACCGGAGAACCGACTTGGTAATCCAGACACTACTCTTCCACATGTTTCTGAAACCGAAGAAAGACTTGTGCAGTCTGGATTCTTCCACCGTCTAAAGAGTGGGTTACGGTTTAGATGGTAG